TACTTACTTCTAAACGGTCGCCGTCTGCATTTAACTTCATGACATTCCCGTTTTCTTCAAATATCGATGTGAGTTGTGCTTTTGGCTTTACCCCAACCATCATCATTTGCGGTTCCTTCTTTAGTTCGGAAAGTCCCTCTTTTGCTGCATCAACCTTACTACCATCAATTTTTGGGAATGGCATATTGGCTTCAGGCTGTGATTTACGGCGTGTTTGGTTACTTAAACCAGCACTGCCCGCTCCAACAGAACGAATCATTCACGTTCCCCCTTTTCTACCTTTTCTTTTTTCATTTTATCTGCACGTCGAAACGTCATCTCTGCTTGTACAAACATAAAAATTACTGCTGCTACGATTAAAATGACAACCCACTTACTCAAAATGATTCCTCTTTTCTTCTCTTAGTTCACTTTACTAAAATCTTATTTTTATACAAGTTCTGAAAGGGCTATTTTTTAAGACACCCCTATACATTAGACACTTTTAAACTTCCGGACCCATCGACTATCTTTATGTATTGTATTCTTCATTTCTTTTCTATGGCCATTACAAACAAGTGCCCAATCCATTTCTAGCTCTGAAGCCAAATTCGCATCAGAGCAACAGTTGAAAGGCACAACGAAGCCGTATAGTAAGGTCTTTATCTATGAAAAGTACGCAGTGCCAATAAAACTATTTAAATCAAATCGTGATGGACAATTTTCATTCATGTATTCTGGGAATTATTCACGTATAAGTGGATTCACTTTTTACGTCTTACGGGCTGCTTTGCATGAATCGCTGTACCTTCAAGAGCTTGACTCGCTAGTCGGTCTGCCTCTTCATTTATTTTGCGATCAATATACGTATAAGTTGCGGTAAGCCCGAGCTTTTGCAGTTTCAGGTCGATTTTATCTGCCCAGGAAGCGAGCACATTTTCAGAAACTGCCCATTCCCCGTTCATTTCATTAATAACCACCTGGGAGTCACCATAAATCTCAATTGCTTGATGATGCACTCCAAGCTCCTCCAATTGTTCAATCGCAAATAGAAGGGCTGCGTATTCTGCTTCGTTATTTGACGTTAAATAATCCGCTTGCTGATTCAGGCGAATGCGGTAATGCTGATTCGTTTGTGTAAAGTAAATGACGGCACCTAACCCTGCTACTCGCTGTTCACGGTGAAAGCCTCCATCAAAATAAAGTTGAATCCCATGCGGCTCACTTTCAAGCTCTTGTAAGTATTTTTTCAGTTCCTTCATTGTCCACGTACTATCATGCTCATCCGTAAGCGTCACCTCTTTTAGACGCCCCGTTTTTTGCATATCCTCTACTAATAAATAGGCATGCGCTGCTGGAATCGCTTCACTCTTTAATGTGATTTGCTGTTTTTTCGGCGTTTCGTACAGCCACTCAATCGTTAATCTCAACAAGCTCGCTCCTTTGTTTATAAAAAACTTTGATACATATCATAAATACCACAACGGCTGGGACAAGAACAGGTATCACTAAAAGCCAAAACTGGGCATCTCTTAGCGTTGCCCCTAGTATAAAGCTGCAGGCAACACATTGTAGTAGCAAAATAACGAAGCCAGATGCATAAAATGTCTTCACACCAACATAATGGCGCGCCCAATAGATCGGGATATACCACGGTAAAACAGTAAAACAGTAAATTAAAATCCCCGCGAGCATACTAGAGAGCATTACACCAAGCGTAAAATAATCTGTATGGTTCGATTTTAAAATTGTTAATAAGGCACTCATGCCGGCCAAATACGGTAATAAACCACTTACAATGATTTGCCAACCTTTCATTAGTGTCACCCCATTTCCCATAATTATACCAAACCATACAAGGCTATACAAAAATCCGTCAATACGATATAGTACAGGTGGTGATTTGATGAATATAAAATTTTATGAAAACAACGAAAAACGTATGCTCGGTATCACACTGAAAGATGCCGAACGCCATGAAAACAACAATATGGCGCTGCATGTGTGCCAAAACCGTGCAAACATTTTAGAAAATCGCGACATACTCGCACAAGTACTTGAAACCGATGTAAAACGTTTTGTGTGCGCCAACCAAACACATAGTGCCCATTTCGTTCACATTACGCAAGCCGAAATTGGCCACGGCGCATTTGATGCGGCAAGT
The sequence above is a segment of the Solibacillus sp. FSL H8-0523 genome. Coding sequences within it:
- a CDS encoding reverse transcriptase-like protein, with protein sequence MRLTIEWLYETPKKQQITLKSEAIPAAHAYLLVEDMQKTGRLKEVTLTDEHDSTWTMKELKKYLQELESEPHGIQLYFDGGFHREQRVAGLGAVIYFTQTNQHYRIRLNQQADYLTSNNEAEYAALLFAIEQLEELGVHHQAIEIYGDSQVVINEMNGEWAVSENVLASWADKIDLKLQKLGLTATYTYIDRKINEEADRLASQALEGTAIHAKQPVRRKK
- a CDS encoding DNA primase; amino-acid sequence: MIRSVGAGSAGLSNQTRRKSQPEANMPFPKIDGSKVDAAKEGLSELKKEPQMMMVGVKPKAQLTSIFEENGNVMKLNADGDRLEVSKRAITLAKEKLFG